One genomic segment of Polyodon spathula isolate WHYD16114869_AA chromosome 17, ASM1765450v1, whole genome shotgun sequence includes these proteins:
- the zgc:110699 gene encoding ras-related and estrogen-regulated growth inhibitor, which yields MTESSQTRRLSRAKLVVLGQDNCGKTALCVRFITKRFIGEYDHKKAVTYRCRKVVDKEAIDLEILDTANKKCVGPAASSLESSIKWGDGFLIMYSVTDRSSFESVSRLKRLIDHVKQTLGIPTVIVANKCDMENGRVVRMEEGQSLVNDLRCGFYELSVAESFPAVEGAVCELIREVRLEFCKHLIAMEKRSRLLQMRHALKSRLTRSKTVQW from the exons ATGACTGAGAGCAGCCAGACGAGGAGGCTGAGTCGAGCCAAACTGGTGGTCCTGGGGCAGGATAACTGTGGCAAAACTG cTCTGTGTGTCAGATTCATCACCAAGCGCTTTATTGGAGAATATGACCATAAAAAAG cGGTAACATACAGGTGTAGAAAAGTAGTGGATAAAGAAGCAATTGACCTTGAGATACTGgacacagcaaataaaaag TGTGTAGGACCAGCTGCCAGCTCTCTGGAGAGCTCCATCAAGTGGGGGGATGGCTTCCTCATCATGTACTCTGTGACGGACCGCAGCAGCTTCGAGTCTGTGTCCCGCCTCAAGAGGCTCATAGACCACGTCAAGCAGACCCTAG GTATACCCACGGTTATTGTGGCTAACAAGTGTGACATGGAGAATGGACGTGTTGTCAGGATGGAGGAGGGGCAGTCTCTGGTTAATGATCTAAG gtGTGGCTTCTACGAGCTCTCTGTGGCTGAGAGTTTCCCGGCTGTTGAAGGCGCTGTCTGCGAGCTGATCAGAGAGGTCAGACTGGAGTTCTGCAAACACCTGATCGCCATGGAGAAGCGATCCCGCCTTCTCCAGATGAGACACGCCCTGAAGAGCAGACTCACTCGCAGCAAGACCGTGCAGTGGTGA